One window of Chamaesiphon minutus PCC 6605 genomic DNA carries:
- a CDS encoding NB-ARC domain-containing protein yields the protein MTADEALALLDRLLQSQSLRDIQEQVFRHAWEGRTYPDMAELIGYDTGYIRDIGYELWRQLTQVLGEPVTKNNLQAVLRRQRDRSPKLAVPEVTQTSPPDRDCYWGEQIDVSSVIGRGNELQQLERWLDNNSEVNPLEPRCRLISIVGMGGMGKTSIAAKLTQKLAADRKFERIVWLSLRNAPPLDKILFQLIAFVSHQQQTEPADTVDAHISQLMAYLRTTRCLIVFDNFESILSHGGYREGYAGYSELLRRIATEHHASCLLLTSREKPKTLIHLEGESGTVCTLDLLGLSEIEVAEIGSVNGCHTDDSSDWHQLQQSYSGNPLAIKIAATTIRDLFDGSVSAFLEQGVILCNGIEALLAQQFARLSEIEQQALYWLAIGREAVSIAELLADFIPSGYRTQVLAALQSLDRQSLIEKSSGCFTLQPVVMEYVTAVFIEQICEEITTLDVAIFNSHALIQAQTKDYVRESQVRMILVPLVDRLMGKLRSKPEIKHQLDRLLVKLRTEFADTDGYAGGNLINLLRHLQIDSSGYDFSGLCIRQAYLLGMNLHDTNFANTDWVNSVFTETFSSIHSVAFSPDGCWLASGDFNGDIRLWDTRTQQLQSIFKGHSNWVRAMAASPDGRTLASGSFGCPIRLWDVATGECLQTFANSNQPVNSVAFSPDSNLLVSGCDNFFVSGSNNWTIGIWDVNTGECLKTFADYTEAVFSVTFSPDGRSIASGGADANIKLWHVRDGRCFKTIPTHQGKIFAVASSPDGSTIASGGEDATVKLYDVNTGECLRTYVGHSNELKSVIFSQDGQTLISSGKDRNIKLWDVRTGRCLKTLVGHEDWIWSIAYVGVASRNENATHQILVSGSEDRTVRLWSVSTGKCLRIFQGYANTIYAMAFVPPSADARPMLAAGYFGGGLRLWNIEDVVVASPSGNRSTSLSGHNSSIRTVAFSPDGRILASGGSGDDPIIKLWRVRDGQCCHILSGHTDGLWDVKFSPDGRILASSSSDHTARLWNPLTGECLQILAEQIDWLTSVAFISPEILASASRRTISFWQIQTGECIHTWEEYQLGLVSIAVNPSGDILASGSIDHTVALWHVNTGECFQVLPGHTHFVRSVAFSPDGKILASGSYDSTVRLWDVQSGKCLKVLQGHRDGVFAVAFLPHYNKDFAERQLLASTGTDATIRFWDVATGECVKIIRSPRPYEGMNIRGIQGLTAAQQENLTALGAIR from the coding sequence ATGACAGCAGATGAAGCCTTAGCGTTACTCGATCGACTGCTTCAATCTCAAAGTCTCCGCGATATTCAAGAGCAGGTGTTTCGTCACGCTTGGGAAGGTCGCACCTACCCCGATATGGCAGAGCTAATCGGCTATGATACTGGTTATATCCGCGATATCGGCTACGAACTGTGGCGACAATTGACTCAGGTATTGGGCGAACCCGTCACCAAAAATAATTTGCAAGCGGTATTGCGTCGCCAGCGAGATCGTTCGCCTAAATTAGCTGTGCCAGAAGTTACCCAAACTTCACCCCCAGATCGAGATTGCTATTGGGGCGAGCAGATCGATGTTTCTAGCGTCATTGGGCGTGGAAATGAACTCCAGCAGTTGGAACGATGGCTGGATAACAATTCTGAAGTTAATCCCCTTGAGCCACGTTGTCGGCTGATTTCGATCGTCGGCATGGGTGGCATGGGTAAAACATCAATTGCCGCCAAACTCACTCAAAAGTTAGCAGCCGATCGCAAATTCGAGCGCATTGTCTGGCTGTCTCTCCGCAATGCCCCACCGCTAGATAAAATTCTCTTTCAACTTATTGCCTTTGTCTCCCACCAACAGCAGACGGAACCTGCGGATACTGTGGATGCTCATATCTCGCAATTGATGGCATATTTACGCACTACTCGCTGTCTGATTGTCTTCGATAATTTTGAATCGATTCTCTCCCATGGCGGTTATCGGGAAGGTTATGCTGGATATAGCGAACTTCTCCGCCGGATTGCGACCGAACATCATGCTAGTTGTTTATTATTAACCAGTCGGGAAAAGCCCAAAACTTTGATTCATTTAGAAGGAGAATCTGGGACAGTTTGCACGTTGGATTTACTTGGTTTGAGCGAAATAGAAGTAGCCGAGATCGGTTCTGTGAATGGTTGTCATACAGACGATTCCAGCGATTGGCATCAATTACAGCAATCTTATTCTGGCAACCCATTAGCAATTAAAATTGCGGCGACGACCATTCGGGATTTATTCGACGGTAGCGTGAGCGCGTTTTTAGAACAGGGGGTAATTCTCTGCAATGGGATTGAGGCTTTACTGGCACAGCAATTCGCTCGATTGTCCGAGATCGAGCAACAGGCACTGTACTGGTTGGCGATCGGGCGTGAAGCTGTATCGATCGCCGAATTGTTAGCTGACTTCATTCCTAGCGGTTATCGAACGCAAGTTTTAGCCGCATTACAATCGTTAGATCGGCAAAGTTTGATTGAAAAAAGTTCGGGATGTTTTACCCTGCAACCCGTGGTGATGGAATATGTCACTGCTGTATTTATCGAGCAGATTTGCGAGGAGATTACGACATTAGATGTAGCAATTTTTAATAGTCATGCACTGATTCAGGCTCAGACTAAAGACTATGTACGCGAAAGCCAAGTGCGGATGATATTAGTGCCGCTGGTCGATCGACTTATGGGTAAATTGCGATCGAAACCAGAAATTAAACACCAACTCGATCGATTATTAGTGAAATTGCGAACGGAATTTGCTGATACTGACGGTTATGCAGGTGGCAATTTAATTAACCTGTTGCGGCACTTACAGATCGACTCTAGTGGCTATGATTTTTCCGGTTTGTGTATTCGACAAGCTTATTTACTAGGCATGAATTTACACGATACTAATTTTGCAAACACCGATTGGGTCAACTCAGTTTTTACCGAAACCTTCAGTAGTATTCACTCTGTCGCCTTTAGTCCAGACGGTTGCTGGTTGGCTAGCGGCGATTTTAACGGTGATATTCGGTTGTGGGATACCCGCACTCAGCAACTGCAATCGATCTTCAAAGGTCACAGCAATTGGGTACGAGCGATGGCTGCCAGCCCCGACGGTCGAACGCTAGCTAGCGGCAGCTTTGGCTGCCCCATCCGGCTGTGGGATGTCGCTACTGGTGAATGCTTGCAGACCTTCGCCAACAGCAACCAGCCAGTCAATTCAGTGGCATTCAGTCCCGACAGCAACTTATTAGTCAGTGGTTGCGATAACTTCTTCGTCAGTGGTAGCAACAATTGGACGATCGGGATCTGGGATGTCAACACTGGCGAATGCTTGAAAACATTCGCCGACTATACCGAGGCAGTTTTTTCAGTGACATTCAGTCCCGACGGTCGATCGATCGCCAGTGGCGGTGCCGATGCAAATATTAAACTGTGGCATGTTCGCGACGGACGATGCTTTAAAACAATACCAACCCATCAAGGCAAGATCTTTGCAGTCGCCTCTAGTCCAGATGGTTCGACCATCGCCAGTGGCGGAGAGGATGCCACCGTCAAACTCTATGATGTCAACACGGGCGAGTGTTTGAGAACTTATGTGGGACATAGTAATGAGTTGAAGTCGGTCATCTTCAGTCAAGATGGTCAAACGCTCATTAGTAGCGGCAAGGATCGCAACATCAAGCTCTGGGATGTGCGGACGGGACGGTGTTTGAAAACACTGGTCGGGCATGAGGATTGGATTTGGTCGATCGCTTACGTTGGCGTAGCCTCTCGGAACGAGAATGCGACTCATCAGATCTTGGTTAGTGGCAGTGAAGATCGCACGGTCAGGCTGTGGAGCGTGAGTACTGGCAAATGTTTGAGAATTTTCCAAGGCTATGCAAATACGATCTATGCGATGGCTTTTGTCCCCCCATCTGCTGATGCTCGACCGATGCTAGCTGCTGGATACTTTGGTGGCGGGTTACGACTGTGGAATATTGAGGACGTTGTCGTAGCCTCCCCTTCGGGGAATCGATCTACGAGTTTGAGCGGTCACAATAGTTCCATCAGAACAGTTGCATTCAGCCCAGACGGTCGAATCCTTGCTAGTGGGGGTAGCGGTGACGACCCGATTATCAAACTTTGGCGCGTCCGCGATGGGCAGTGCTGCCACATTCTATCCGGACATACCGATGGCCTTTGGGATGTGAAATTCAGTCCCGACGGTCGAATTCTCGCCAGTAGTAGCTCAGACCATACAGCTAGGCTTTGGAATCCCCTGACGGGTGAATGTCTCCAGATTTTGGCAGAGCAAATAGATTGGCTTACATCGGTCGCCTTTATTTCTCCAGAGATTTTGGCTAGTGCGAGTCGTCGCACGATCTCGTTTTGGCAGATCCAGACGGGTGAATGTATCCATACTTGGGAGGAGTACCAGCTAGGGCTGGTCTCGATCGCGGTAAATCCTAGTGGCGATATTTTAGCAAGTGGCAGTATCGACCATACCGTGGCACTTTGGCACGTTAATACAGGTGAATGTTTCCAAGTTTTACCCGGTCATACACATTTTGTGCGATCGGTGGCATTTAGCCCTGATGGTAAAATCCTTGCCAGTGGCAGCTATGACAGTACCGTTCGGCTCTGGGATGTGCAGAGCGGGAAATGTTTGAAGGTATTGCAAGGGCATAGAGATGGCGTGTTCGCAGTGGCTTTCCTACCGCACTACAACAAGGATTTTGCCGAGCGTCAGTTGTTAGCTAGCACGGGTACTGATGCCACGATTAGATTCTGGGATGTTGCTACAGGGGAATGCGTCAAAATCATTCGATCTCCGCGACCCTATGAAGGGATGAATATTCGGGGTATCCAAGGATTGACTGCGGCCCAGCAGGAAAATTTAACAGCTTTAGGCGCGATCCGATAG
- a CDS encoding class I SAM-dependent methyltransferase — MYDDIASLYHLIYPNWDEAIKQQADALNDVVTTLMGSAPRSILDVSCGIGTQALGLAALGHTVTASDLSAAAVDRARTEAISRGLDMTFKVADMRQCTEVHGSGFDVVLSADNSLPHLPGEDEVRIALQGFYNCLRTDGIAIVNLRDYREDEDRSSPQMLSYGFRVRGSDRYFVFQTRDWNDDVYDVAMYFVREARVGTPASVTAGLDRYYAITVERLMFLFQEVGFTHVQRLDGILHQPIVVGRRGAA; from the coding sequence ATGTATGATGACATTGCCAGTCTTTATCACCTTATTTATCCCAACTGGGACGAAGCCATTAAACAGCAGGCAGACGCACTGAACGATGTCGTCACTACTTTAATGGGTTCGGCACCCCGATCGATTCTGGATGTTTCTTGCGGTATTGGCACGCAAGCACTGGGCCTCGCAGCCCTGGGACATACCGTGACGGCATCCGATCTATCGGCAGCAGCAGTCGATCGAGCACGCACAGAAGCGATCTCACGCGGACTCGACATGACATTCAAAGTGGCAGATATGCGACAGTGTACCGAAGTTCATGGTTCCGGCTTTGATGTGGTGTTAAGTGCCGACAACTCGCTGCCACACCTCCCTGGAGAAGATGAAGTCCGGATCGCACTCCAAGGTTTCTACAACTGCTTGCGGACGGATGGGATCGCGATCGTCAATCTGCGCGACTACCGTGAGGATGAGGATCGATCGTCCCCACAGATGTTGTCCTATGGATTCCGCGTTCGCGGCAGCGATCGTTACTTCGTGTTTCAAACTCGCGATTGGAACGATGATGTTTATGATGTTGCCATGTATTTTGTGCGTGAGGCGAGGGTAGGAACTCCTGCTAGCGTTACTGCTGGCTTAGATCGCTACTATGCGATTACAGTCGAGCGGTTGATGTTTCTGTTCCAAGAGGTCGGCTTCACTCATGTCCAACGGTTAGACGGAATCCTCCACCAACCAATTGTTGTCGGTCGTCGTGGAGCCGCATAA
- a CDS encoding GNAT family N-acetyltransferase: MENRLFEAQDAEQIAQLFHETVREINVRDYSSKQVKAWAPDNIYFRNWVEVCSSRFTYVADDEGVIAGFGELEPNGHIDCFYCHKNYQRCGVGRQIYQAIEAKAVELSLNRLFVEVSITAKSFFQRMGFSVVQKQEVTCRGESFVNYVMEKSL; the protein is encoded by the coding sequence CTGGAGAACCGGTTGTTTGAAGCACAGGATGCCGAACAAATAGCGCAACTGTTCCATGAAACAGTTCGTGAAATTAATGTCCGCGATTACTCAAGCAAACAGGTTAAGGCGTGGGCACCTGATAATATCTACTTTAGAAACTGGGTAGAGGTGTGTTCGAGCCGATTCACCTATGTTGCTGATGATGAGGGTGTAATTGCTGGGTTTGGAGAGCTAGAACCAAATGGTCATATCGACTGCTTTTACTGCCACAAAAACTATCAACGTTGCGGCGTAGGCAGACAAATCTATCAAGCAATTGAAGCAAAAGCAGTTGAGTTGTCATTAAATAGATTGTTTGTTGAGGTTAGTATTACCGCAAAATCGTTTTTCCAACGCATGGGGTTTTCAGTTGTTCAAAAGCAGGAGGTAACTTGTCGGGGTGAAAGTTTTGTTAATTACGTAATGGAAAAGTCTCTTTAA
- a CDS encoding VOC family protein → MTIDLGLTHIALPVTDLDCSIQFYAVYAQMQVIHHRIDAETGVAVVWLSDRTRPFVIVLIQTSSVQSVLSPLAHLGVGCQSREVIDALCDKAKQEGFLLQAPKDSGYPIGYWAFLRDPDGHTLELSYGQEIGLTVEQTP, encoded by the coding sequence ATGACGATCGATCTCGGACTAACTCACATTGCACTCCCCGTTACAGATCTCGATTGCAGTATTCAGTTTTACGCTGTCTATGCCCAAATGCAAGTAATTCATCATCGCATCGATGCAGAAACAGGTGTTGCCGTGGTATGGCTTTCTGACCGCACTCGTCCGTTTGTCATCGTGCTGATTCAGACAAGTTCGGTGCAGTCGGTTCTTTCTCCCCTCGCGCATCTCGGAGTCGGGTGTCAGAGTCGGGAAGTTATCGATGCTCTATGCGACAAAGCCAAACAGGAAGGTTTTCTGCTACAAGCACCCAAAGATTCTGGATATCCAATTGGCTACTGGGCTTTTTTAAGAGATCCAGACGGTCATACGCTCGAACTATCTTACGGACAAGAAATCGGATTGACCGTAGAACAGACTCCATAA
- a CDS encoding alpha/beta hydrolase: MAARESPPIRWRTGSVCSRLLRSHWAVLTIAMRHSKHQLQRCGGMVRKTMFKMLPLIAIGVIHAMAQAQFLSPQQIDRLPSLPADRRIHYGSEPFQFGDLRLPQAPGSHFLFKEPLRVVGVVNLAGVVDLEAFLPMQNQACGEPVITKLIGGSPTEVPDSPKGTLRERYRLASPSNLLPLGVKQVLIYGAQDKLVPPEFGQKYAEAARKMGDDVTFAAIENTSHFELIAPGSEAGDRVENAVLSMLKLKNKESEKIGVQK; the protein is encoded by the coding sequence ATGGCAGCTCGTGAATCGCCGCCGATCCGCTGGCGAACGGGATCGGTTTGCAGCAGGCTGCTGCGCTCGCACTGGGCGGTGCTGACGATCGCCATGCGGCACAGTAAACATCAGTTGCAAAGATGTGGAGGGATGGTGCGGAAAACTATGTTCAAAATGTTGCCTTTGATTGCAATCGGAGTAATTCACGCTATGGCACAAGCTCAATTTCTCAGTCCTCAACAGATCGATCGACTCCCATCATTACCAGCCGATCGTCGAATCCACTATGGGAGCGAACCTTTTCAATTTGGCGACCTGCGACTACCGCAGGCTCCAGGGAGTCACTTCTTGTTTAAAGAGCCGTTGCGGGTCGTCGGGGTCGTTAATTTGGCAGGAGTAGTAGATCTTGAAGCATTTCTGCCGATGCAGAACCAAGCTTGCGGCGAACCTGTGATTACAAAGCTCATTGGTGGCTCACCCACCGAAGTGCCCGATTCCCCAAAGGGGACGCTGCGCGAACGGTATCGACTGGCATCGCCATCTAATCTATTGCCCCTGGGCGTGAAGCAGGTATTAATTTATGGCGCACAGGATAAACTTGTCCCTCCAGAGTTTGGACAAAAATATGCGGAGGCAGCCAGGAAGATGGGTGATGATGTCACCTTTGCAGCGATCGAAAACACATCCCATTTTGAACTCATCGCGCCTGGATCTGAAGCTGGCGATCGGGTTGAGAATGCTGTGCTTTCGATGCTGAAGTTAAAGAACAAAGAATCAGAGAAGATTGGCGTTCAAAAATAA
- a CDS encoding YybH family protein, translating into MNPQSLAEDIANPIQQTAAANAALMRGDIDGYLALTQHAEDYTLMSPFGGEPTHGFDLSRRFEMGRFFNSGTFDQEVVTTYTTSDCAVLVTIRQSRRYANERVCAEVGGLPKQDWSLRVTQVFRRAEDRWQLVNRRRSAGERDRFAAGCCARTGRC; encoded by the coding sequence ATGAATCCCCAATCCCTTGCTGAGGACATTGCCAACCCGATCCAGCAGACAGCAGCAGCGAACGCAGCACTCATGCGCGGTGACATCGATGGATATCTCGCACTGACACAACACGCAGAGGACTACACGCTGATGTCGCCGTTCGGCGGAGAGCCGACCCACGGTTTCGATCTGTCGAGACGGTTCGAGATGGGACGGTTCTTCAATTCCGGCACATTCGACCAAGAGGTAGTCACAACTTACACCACGTCAGATTGCGCCGTACTCGTGACAATTCGGCAAAGCCGACGCTACGCGAACGAGCGGGTGTGTGCCGAGGTTGGAGGTTTACCCAAGCAAGACTGGTCGCTGCGGGTCACACAAGTCTTTCGCCGTGCAGAGGATCGATGGCAGCTCGTGAATCGCCGCCGATCCGCTGGCGAACGGGATCGGTTTGCAGCAGGCTGCTGCGCTCGCACTGGGCGGTGCTGA
- a CDS encoding GNAT family N-acetyltransferase: MKTRSFMESNVTLTPFSSTDVELLRHWMTAPHVAMWYPEPEDHIAWAANPPPSGNRSLVAVDGRSVGYIRWQSVSREVLDSVGLYEIPAGSVDVDLLIGDLAFVGRGIGPKALLLLVSQLRHRGNVPLVGLSSSVQNLFAQRAYAKAGFHVLRDYHVPVYGQLCLMVCNLNEAA, translated from the coding sequence ATGAAAACCCGTTCATTTATGGAATCCAATGTCACCCTAACTCCCTTCTCCAGCACTGATGTCGAGCTACTGAGACATTGGATGACTGCTCCTCATGTCGCTATGTGGTATCCCGAACCTGAAGACCACATTGCCTGGGCAGCCAATCCACCGCCAAGTGGAAATCGATCGCTAGTCGCCGTTGACGGTCGATCGGTTGGCTATATTCGATGGCAGTCTGTGTCGCGTGAAGTTCTAGATTCAGTCGGTCTGTACGAGATCCCCGCCGGATCGGTTGATGTCGATCTGTTGATTGGCGATCTGGCATTTGTGGGTCGAGGAATTGGCCCAAAAGCACTGCTGCTATTGGTGTCACAGCTTCGCCACAGAGGAAATGTGCCGTTGGTGGGCTTAAGTTCTAGCGTCCAGAATCTATTTGCACAGCGAGCCTATGCCAAGGCTGGGTTTCACGTATTACGTGATTATCACGTACCAGTATACGGACAGCTTTGTCTGATGGTCTGTAATCTCAATGAAGCTGCCTAA
- a CDS encoding ISL3 family transposase, which yields MRVESQRQYEGIGIILQVEAIKKESKCHRCGTKSSSLHQNNRYIVKDLPWGEQQVHLEINRRQFKCKKCQKPFSEQLEFVKGRRTYTSRLAKKILAEALEGDIQSVARTGVMTTAEIERIIEDAAAELNGEKPTDLRKLGIDEIAMVKGQGKYCAVLVDIERGKLLAIIESRKSEEIEKILKGWGTEVLERIEEVSIDLWKGYKSLAIEVMPNAQVVADRFHVTAQINSELDKLRKQEKRAIEAKLKSAKTLEQKNEYTRQLAVIKSSKYALLKNEKELREEKEQEKLKQVREEFANIRAAHLLKEKWREIMEKTTSWMRGLLKIRHWLVRAKQHLPNSCGTISRWLTEIVAYFDERTTSGVVEGINNKIKLIKRTAYGFTNFNNFRNRCLLTWRFNY from the coding sequence ATGCGAGTAGAGTCGCAGCGACAATATGAAGGAATAGGCATCATCTTACAGGTAGAAGCAATAAAGAAAGAAAGCAAATGCCATAGATGCGGAACGAAGAGTAGTAGCTTACATCAGAATAATAGATACATAGTAAAAGATTTGCCGTGGGGAGAGCAGCAAGTTCACCTAGAAATAAACAGAAGACAATTTAAATGTAAAAAATGTCAAAAACCATTTAGCGAACAACTAGAATTTGTTAAAGGCAGAAGAACATATACTTCAAGACTAGCTAAAAAAATCCTAGCAGAAGCACTAGAAGGAGATATTCAGAGCGTAGCTAGAACAGGAGTAATGACGACAGCAGAAATAGAGAGAATAATTGAAGACGCAGCAGCAGAGCTAAACGGAGAAAAGCCAACGGATTTAAGAAAACTGGGAATAGATGAAATAGCAATGGTAAAAGGACAAGGAAAATATTGTGCAGTATTAGTAGATATAGAGCGAGGAAAATTATTAGCAATAATCGAAAGCAGAAAGAGTGAAGAAATAGAGAAAATCCTGAAAGGATGGGGGACAGAGGTACTGGAAAGGATCGAAGAAGTCAGCATAGACTTATGGAAAGGGTATAAAAGCTTAGCGATAGAAGTGATGCCTAATGCTCAAGTAGTAGCAGACAGATTTCATGTAACAGCGCAAATAAATAGTGAGTTAGATAAGCTGAGAAAACAAGAAAAAAGAGCGATAGAGGCTAAACTTAAATCCGCAAAGACATTAGAGCAAAAGAATGAATACACTCGGCAATTGGCAGTAATAAAATCGAGTAAATATGCGCTGCTAAAAAATGAAAAAGAGTTAAGAGAGGAGAAAGAACAAGAGAAGCTCAAGCAGGTTAGAGAAGAATTTGCCAACATTAGGGCAGCACATCTACTCAAAGAAAAATGGAGAGAGATAATGGAAAAAACAACATCGTGGATGAGAGGACTATTGAAAATTAGACATTGGCTGGTAAGAGCCAAGCAGCATTTGCCAAATAGTTGTGGCACAATCTCGCGATGGTTAACAGAGATAGTTGCTTACTTTGATGAGCGAACTACTAGTGGTGTAGTTGAGGGAATTAATAATAAGATTAAGCTCATCAAGCGTACTGCTTATGGCTTCACTAATTTCAACAACTTCCGAAACAGATGCTTGCTAACTTGGAGATTCAATTATTGA
- a CDS encoding pentapeptide repeat-containing protein produces MLNQLTQSTKLSQLILTAGLCLATVLAIQIVGEPTGGNRPATTATEKNLNENGLILNGTSLNGASLNGTSFNGTSLNGANLNGTGLSANGVHFKRFGSTSPTSVTAILNQKPMSKLHLEGGQLALKIKRSD; encoded by the coding sequence ATGTTAAATCAACTTACTCAAAGCACTAAGCTATCTCAACTCATCCTAACAGCAGGACTCTGCTTGGCTACAGTTTTAGCGATCCAGATCGTTGGCGAGCCTACCGGAGGTAATCGCCCTGCTACCACAGCCACGGAGAAAAATCTCAACGAAAATGGTCTTATCCTAAATGGAACGAGCTTGAATGGAGCAAGCTTGAATGGAACGAGCTTTAATGGAACGAGCTTGAATGGAGCAAACTTGAATGGGACTGGTCTTAGTGCGAACGGAGTCCACTTTAAAAGGTTTGGATCGACCTCACCGACCTCGGTAACGGCTATTCTTAACCAAAAGCCCATGTCAAAACTCCATCTAGAAGGCGGCCAACTTGCGCTCAAGATTAAAAGAAGCGATTGA
- a CDS encoding ADYC domain-containing protein, with protein sequence MSASWLLAMGCLLTIVASIQVQRNLNWRAVEDLTIEGQDVAGTELTVVEGGRDLQLKIAHVDLDPQDPEREIYLYTILYRDLVSEQWQNYCQPDRHNVAKAIPLSGSWDRTGKHHENGRITFACTNGVLAKCVRFGYKPWKTVRGRSLRDFHQACTRMVRADYCGNGRAHTRDGTAIDIYDRLSIQTRTPHSGMILEAAWSPDGAVFIDRTRWPESLAQIKKECPDRLKSTVHKSLAQPLLWRIAPKASQQQLPEVLLVNDSFDRIRSRR encoded by the coding sequence ATGTCTGCTTCCTGGCTTTTGGCAATGGGCTGTCTCCTGACGATCGTTGCATCCATTCAAGTCCAGAGAAACCTGAATTGGCGCGCGGTGGAGGATCTGACGATCGAGGGACAGGATGTAGCCGGAACCGAACTAACGGTTGTTGAAGGTGGGCGAGATCTCCAACTCAAAATCGCTCATGTTGACTTAGATCCTCAAGATCCCGAACGGGAGATTTATCTCTACACCATTCTTTACCGCGATCTAGTCTCCGAACAGTGGCAAAATTACTGCCAACCAGATCGCCACAATGTGGCTAAAGCAATTCCCCTTTCGGGATCTTGGGATCGAACGGGTAAACACCATGAGAATGGCCGCATTACCTTTGCTTGTACCAATGGGGTTTTAGCCAAATGCGTTCGGTTTGGTTATAAACCCTGGAAAACAGTTCGGGGGCGATCGCTGCGAGATTTCCATCAAGCTTGTACTCGCATGGTTCGGGCTGATTATTGCGGAAATGGTCGCGCTCACACTAGAGATGGGACAGCCATTGACATCTATGACCGACTGAGCATTCAAACCCGTACTCCTCACAGTGGCATGATTTTGGAAGCGGCTTGGAGTCCTGATGGTGCAGTATTTATCGATCGGACTCGGTGGCCAGAGTCCTTAGCCCAGATTAAAAAGGAATGTCCCGATCGACTCAAAAGCACCGTCCACAAATCGTTGGCGCAGCCTCTCCTTTGGAGAATCGCGCCCAAGGCTAGCCAACAGCAACTGCCTGAAGTGCTGCTTGTCAATGATTCATTCGATCGAATTCGGTCGCGCCGCTAA
- a CDS encoding GNAT family N-acetyltransferase, translating to MKVRIANPDDVSLIFSFIYKKAEFDCNIGAFSGILQTTEEKTRKTLFGKIPFSYVLLAEDSERAIGFALYGFRCSSFVGQPSIWLDDLYVDEDRRSQGAGAALMEQLAGIARENDCTHLAWNADARNLRGLAFYHRLGAEITEQHENRCFLRWIPQSLA from the coding sequence ATGAAAGTTAGAATTGCTAATCCTGATGATGTATCTCTCATTTTCTCATTCATCTACAAGAAAGCAGAATTCGATTGCAATATTGGCGCATTTTCTGGAATTTTGCAGACAACTGAAGAAAAAACACGCAAAACACTTTTCGGTAAAATCCCCTTTTCTTACGTTTTGCTTGCAGAAGATTCAGAACGTGCGATCGGGTTCGCGTTGTATGGATTTAGGTGTTCGTCATTTGTCGGTCAGCCAAGTATTTGGCTCGACGATCTTTATGTAGATGAGGATCGCCGAAGTCAAGGCGCAGGAGCGGCATTAATGGAGCAGCTCGCTGGAATTGCCAGAGAAAATGATTGCACCCATCTTGCCTGGAATGCCGATGCTCGTAATCTTCGCGGACTTGCTTTCTATCATCGCTTGGGCGCAGAAATTACCGAGCAGCACGAAAATCGATGTTTTTTAAGATGGATACCTCAATCGTTGGCGTAG
- a CDS encoding GNAT family N-acetyltransferase yields MSETNIEVTLREITKDNWRDILRLKVAPSQEQFVASNAMSIAEAHFNPEVAWFRAIYAGDVPVGFLMLEDDVVRQEYFLWRLMIDEQYQGRGYGRKALELFFAHVKTRPGADAVETSCVPAKGGPGSFYEKMGFVYTGQEENGELVMRRELRSRKGVGL; encoded by the coding sequence ATGTCCGAGACCAACATTGAAGTAACACTGCGCGAGATAACTAAGGACAACTGGCGCGATATCCTCCGCTTAAAGGTAGCCCCATCCCAAGAGCAATTCGTAGCATCCAACGCCATGTCGATTGCAGAAGCACATTTTAATCCAGAGGTTGCTTGGTTCCGCGCAATCTACGCTGGTGATGTGCCAGTCGGTTTTTTGATGTTGGAAGACGACGTAGTTCGGCAAGAGTACTTTCTTTGGCGTTTGATGATAGACGAACAATACCAGGGGCGTGGTTACGGGCGAAAGGCGTTGGAGTTGTTCTTTGCACACGTCAAGACGCGCCCTGGAGCAGATGCGGTTGAAACAAGTTGTGTGCCAGCCAAAGGTGGTCCTGGTTCGTTCTACGAAAAGATGGGTTTTGTTTATACCGGACAAGAAGAGAACGGCGAACTTGTGATGCGACGTGAATTGCGATCTAGAAAAGGAGTAGGATTATGA